CTCGTTGTTCCCTATGAATGGTGTATCTCCTACAATAAACTCATGTAGGATGATCCCTAATGACCACCAGTCTACAGGTCGTCCAGAGCCTTTGTTCAGGAGGACCTCTGGGGCCAAGTAAGAAGGGGTGCCGTAGGCCTAGAAACAGCACAAAATAAAGATGAGGAGAATTAGAAATAATAGGAGAGAAGGAGAAATAAATGAGATCTATAAAGAAAAGAAGAAGCAAAGTTGTTAGTGAAACAGACCTCATCATCAACGAACTCTCTGGTGATCTCCTCAATGGACGCCTTGTGCTTGTTAGATGCAGGTCTCATAAGGCCAAGCGTTGATAATCCAACATCTGTGACTTTAATGTGTCCAGTGGGTGTTATCAGGAGACTGTGAGAGAAAAGATGGGATTAGATCCAGTTGACAATCCATAGGCTCTATGGTTACAACCTGGAATATCCTTCCCACTGATTATAGATAGTACAAGGGTCACCTACTTTTCAGGCTTCAGGTCTCTGTGCACCACACCATAGCTATGGAGATATTCCACCCCAAGAACCACTTCAGCAAAGTACATGCGGGCCAAGGTGACAGATAACCATCTTTTGGTGTTTAGAAGATTCCTGCAGTCTCCTCCTACAGCAGAAAGGAAATAGACATTGATACAATGAGGATCACACTTGCTACATAATAGATACACTGAGAAATTGGGGATTCATATCACATGCAGGGATATATAGTCCCTTATGTCTTACCGCCTACATACTCCATGACCATACACAGATGAAGTTTGGTCGCAAAGGAGCCGGACATGGAGACTACAAAGGGACAGTTTGCAAATGTTAAGATGTCCCTCTCGAGGTAGGCCCGGGCAAGTCTTCTTGGGTTGAGCTGCTGTCTGTCCATTTTCTTCATAGCATAGATCTTGCGAGTCTCTCTATGGCGCACTAAGTAGACGGCCCTGGGAATAAGGAAAATCCATGGATTACAATGAATTCTTACTGCCTGTCTCTCTATACTACCCATGAAATGTTCTTCTAATGTTTAATACTAGATGTAAAAAAATCCATGTTTAGAAATATGTAATGGAGCTCTATATAAATGATGACATATGGGAGGTCTGTACAATGCCATGTCCACCAGCGTCCTCCTCCATGTCACATTGTCACTGAGCTGAATGGTGACAATTAGATGTGGACAGTGATGTGGACGTATATCATTCCTCTATGGTAACACTAAACAATCAGAGGACAGAGGCAGAAGCATTGTCATAAGGAATCCTGGGAAATGTATATTACACCAACATAAAGCTCACCCAAAAGATCCGCTGCTGATAAGTTTGGCCGTGTGGAAGTCGCTCTTACAAGGCTTTTTCCCATCTTTCGATGATCTGATCAAACCCTAAAACAAGAATAAGTGACAGTAAGACACAGAAGAAGCCAGAAGCCGGACTCTGGCCTAACATTATTATAATATAAGAAATATCCTCCATACTCTATATCACTGTATTAGTGGATATAGGGACATCACACAATGGAGACCTTTATATAAACCCTATAACCAGACCCCCTCTATGACACTTACACTGGCAAATGCTGAGGTCTCTGCTGGGTCACATTTTCCATTTTGAGAATTTGGAGGTTCAGTGGTTTCTAAATAGTAATAAAAACATAAGAAACATGATGGATGTAATGTAAGTTTCTATTAATCTTAAATATATAATGTAACAATACAATAAAGTAAATGACAAGGCAGAACTTCTATAAAAGTTATCAATATAAATTATATGACCAAATGTATGATATaccattatatatagatatatgtaaaGTAGATCTCgataatatactgtatagtagACCTCTATACTGTATTCTGTATTTTGGTACAGTGACACTATCCAGAGAGAACCACCATGTAAGTAGGATATTGGATGAGCGACTTACCTCTAATCAGATCACTGTTTGGCCCCGGCTGACTAATATTGCGGTCAGGGAATGCTGAGGTTGGATTTTGCCCATCTATGGAGTCACCTTCTAGTTTTTCCTAATaatttcaatgtaaaaaaaaattatatttagatTGTGTATCTGATGTTCTAAAATATATAATTAGAAATCAGCAGAAAAACATTATATAAAGAGAAATCACATAGAAGATAATGGATCCTTACCTGGTGCTCCAATGCATGGGCCGGGGGTTCTACTACATCCAGAACTTTTTGGCCCAGTTCTTTAATCAAAGCCAGATCTCCAAAATGGGATCTTTCTTCAGCCTATAAATATTGAAACAAACAGCTGatttaataattaaaatttaaacatttttcataaaagaATGTAGTCTCTAAAATAAGATTCTATTCTATTAAAGCTTTATTGTGTAATACAGAACACCACATCTCCTGAAGAGACAAATATTGAGAAGATACATTTTGAGTACATGAAgtctccactagagggagctcaggagcacacTGCATACTGTTATAgggaattatttttcattttatactGATTCTGATGTATCAAATCAAATGTTCAACATTTACTAATCTcttaattttaaagaaaattgtgtGAGGATAAAGCTCTCATTGATAGATGCATTGTTAATATAAATCAAGCATCTTTTATCTGTGAGtacaattatatttatttattatttatatatatttatcattgaATTAATATTTAAAAACCAATCCTATATTTTGATTCATTGTTGTGCAGAGAGTCTGCTATTAACCTGTTGTAGTAACATGCGGATGTTGCGCTGTAGATCCTCTATATAGTCAGAGGTTATAAGACCttgttggcatttggtctggcagTCCTTTACAAGCCCCACTACCAGCCGGTAGGTGAAGCTGATGACGCCATCGGGTAGTGGAAGTACGGTGTCAGGGGAATAGTTGATAAGAATCCCCTGTAGTTGTGCTTCCACATGAACATTGTCTAGAGCAGGTCCAGACATTGTAGAGCGTGGTCAGTATGTGTCTATCTCTAGAGCCCAACACTGACAACTGAGACCCTGGGCCTGTGACCGCTGCTTTTATAGTGttgggtgtgatgatgtcataatagcccatctgtgatgtcataatggaaggTTGTTGCCTAGCAACTCTTAAGGTGGCAACACCATAATAAAATACTGTGTTATTGTATTCAATTTAATGCCAATCAATGGGTCAAATGCTTAGTGATGCCTGTATGGGTACAGCGGCCTATTCAATGTATGTAAGACATTTATACAGGGACCATGATACAGAGTGTTATAGACCAACACTACACAGATATGACATATTACTGGTGTGTTATATGTCCGCGTTCAGTGGGCTGTCAGTGTGTGTCGGTTACAATTGTGTAGCTATGTGAGTGTTGGAGTTATTTTTTCCAGTTGATTTTTAGCCGAGATAGCTTCCCATAGGCTTGAAATATATCCCTCACTACCTATGGTCACTGATGGGTTGCCGAGGAAAAGCACCATATCGTCCGCATATAATAATGTTTTCTTTTCTGCCATCCCCAATTTCAACCCCTCTATCCCTTCATCCTTCCTATTCATAGCTGCCACAACTTCAATAACTAGTGAAAAAATGAGCGTGATAGGGGGCATCCTTGTCTTGTCCCTCTCATCAGCCGGAATGGGGTGGACCTCTCCCCACGGATACACACACAATCGTTCCTATACAAAATTTGGATCCATCTAATAAAGCCTTCAGCAAATGTCATTTTGTCCAGCACCTTCTACAAAAATTCCCACTGTACTCCATCAAGTGAGAGGATTGCTCCCCCACCCCGGCCAAGTCGAGGGGTTTCCATGCAGGCATAAAGTCTCCTTAGATTCTCTGAGGTAGTTTTACCTTACCAAGTGATCACTGTTTAACTACCTCTCCTATTACTTTTCCCAATCTTCTCACCAGGCCAATATCTTTATGTCCACATTTAGGAATGATATAGGCCCATATGCGTCCGGGTCCACCCTTTCTTTTCCTAGTTTAGGAATCAAAATAATATCTGCTTCATACATAGAGCCAGGAAGCTCTCCCTCTCACATGCCTGCT
The DNA window shown above is from Engystomops pustulosus chromosome 1, aEngPut4.maternal, whole genome shotgun sequence and carries:
- the LOC140118226 gene encoding microtubule-associated serine/threonine-protein kinase 4-like, translated to MSGPALDNVHVEAQLQGILINYSPDTVLPLPDGVISFTYRLVVGLVKDCQTKCQQGLITSDYIEDLQRNIRMLLQQAEERSHFGDLALIKELGQKVLDVVEPPAHALEHQEKLEGDSIDGQNPTSAFPDRNISQPGPNSDLIRETTEPPNSQNGKCDPAETSAFASGLIRSSKDGKKPCKSDFHTAKLISSGSFGAVYLVRHRETRKIYAMKKMDRQQLNPRRLARAYLERDILTFANCPFVVSMSGSFATKLHLCMVMEYVGGGDCRNLLNTKRWLSVTLARMYFAEVVLGVEYLHSYGVVHRDLKPENLLITPTGHIKVTDVGLSTLGLMRPASNKHKASIEEITREFVDDEAYGTPSYLAPEVLLNKGSGRPVDWWSLGIILHEFIVGDTPFIGNNEEELYNSIVNDDITWDFNNNAPPPDVQDIINDLLRKNPAHRLGTGGANEIKTHPFLSDLDLENILSQKPEYIPQLASQMDTRCFDPRSYNNCHMASDDAQDASEKKNQPEMVESSPRLSLSSRKVNNEDPKSPPGCSPGDKEISEVQKESSSPKADGDNQEHAAKSSLPSSSPLSGGANEIKIHPFLSDLDLENILSQKPEYVPQLVSPMDTRCFDPRSYHNCHMASDDEEDASEKKNQPEMVELSPRLSLSSRKVNNEDPKSPPGCSPGDKEISEM